One Rhodothermales bacterium DNA segment encodes these proteins:
- a CDS encoding TonB-dependent receptor plug domain-containing protein, producing MPRLASLLLLTTALATPSLVQAQDTTPDLGSEDDTPQEQMPEADMPDADQETEGEEEIEQPDVSVPGAEIIVTGRRSRDITRAAPQVISVLSTAEIARTGEGNIAGALSRVTGLSVVGKGFVYVRGLGDRYSLALLNGSPLPSPEPLKRVVPLDLFPSNVIASSLVQKSYSSNFPGEFGGGVINLTTKSAPREGFLTISAGIEANTETTG from the coding sequence ATGCCGCGGCTTGCATCCCTGCTGCTGCTCACCACAGCGCTCGCGACCCCTTCTCTGGTGCAGGCGCAGGACACCACGCCTGACCTTGGCAGCGAGGACGACACGCCTCAGGAGCAGATGCCTGAGGCAGACATGCCTGATGCCGATCAGGAAACAGAGGGCGAAGAAGAAATTGAGCAGCCGGATGTTTCGGTGCCGGGTGCTGAAATCATTGTCACCGGGCGTCGTTCTCGCGACATAACCAGGGCCGCACCGCAGGTCATCTCGGTGCTTTCGACTGCTGAAATCGCGCGTACTGGCGAGGGTAACATTGCCGGCGCCCTGTCGCGCGTCACTGGCCTGAGCGTTGTCGGCAAGGGCTTCGTCTATGTTCGCGGTCTGGGCGACCGTTATTCGCTCGCCTTGCTCAACGGTTCGCCCCTTCCCAGTCCGGAGCCGCTCAAGCGCGTCGTGCCGCTCGACCTATTTCCAAGCAATGTGATCGCTTCATCGCTAGTGCAGAAGAGTTACTCGTCGAACTTTCCCGGCGAGTTTGGCGGCGGTGTGATCAACCTCACCACCAAGTCTGCGCCGCGGGAGGGTTTCCTCACCATCAGTGCGGGTATTGAAGCCAATACTGAAACCACCGG